The following nucleotide sequence is from Aspergillus luchuensis IFO 4308 DNA, chromosome 1, nearly complete sequence.
CATCCCAGTATTACGTCCACTATGTCTCGAGTGAGTCGATCCCCTCAGGACATTTTTTAACGGAAGAACTAACAGCGCAGTTCTCCCTCCAAGGTCGAACCGCCCTCGTCACCGGCGGTGCCCGGGGCTGCGGCCTCGCCTTTGCGCGCGGTCTCGCCGAAGCAGGCGCCAACGTAGCCATCTTCGATCGGATACCTCCTGAGGAGGGATTTCTATCTATCGAAAAGGAGTATGGTGTGCGGACTGCATATTACGAGTATTCCTCCGATCCTCTGAGTTCTACGCCTCACACCACAGACCCTAACAGATTGCTGCAGAGTGGACGTATCCTCCCCCGAGTCCCTCGCCACCGGCTTTGGCGCCTTCCAAACAGACTTCAACAATGCACTAGACATCTGCGTCCCCTGCGCAGGTATCAATCGACACCAGACATTCCTTGAATTCAACTACGCCGACCACCAAGAGCTGCTGGGTGTGAATGTGCTAGGCCTATTCCATACGGCTCAGCTGGCGGCACGGCAGATGATTGCTAATGGCACAAAACACGGGAGTATCGTGCTGGTGGCGAGTATGGCGAGCCACGTGGCGGTACGGAGCCAGTTGTGCAGTGCGTATTGTGGGAGTAAGGGGGCGGTGAGGGCGATGTGTCCTGCTATTGCGAAGGAGTTGGCTGAATATGTATGTCCCTATTGGTTTGGTGGCGTTCATACAGGTGAGAGATGGCTGACGATGGTAGGGTATTCGGGTGAACTCGATCTCGCCGGGGTATGTGAGGACGGAGATGACTGCTGCTGTGAGTACCACTTTATTACTCCGGAATTGGGATTTTCTAATGGAAGTGATGACAGTTCCCCCATTTGATCGAAGAATGGAAATCAGCAGCGATGAACGGCCGCATCGCCGAGCCGGAGGACATCATGGGAGCGTGTGTGTTTCTGGCGAGCGATGCCAGTTCGTACATGACGGGGCAGGATGTGATTGTGGATGGGGGGGTGACTAAGTGGTAGCATTATCATAATTGCAGTTTAACAATTAGGCAATCAATACAGACTGATAATACATCCTATCACGCAATCAGTCATAATCATAATCAAAGCAATCTATCAAAAGGGTAGCTATCCCCGCATAAGCTACCACTGTATCCACGCCCAAAAGTGGGG
It contains:
- a CDS encoding uncharacterized protein (COG:Q;~EggNog:ENOG410PMDD;~InterPro:IPR002347,IPR036291,IPR020904;~PFAM:PF00106,PF13561,PF08659;~go_function: GO:0016491 - oxidoreductase activity [Evidence IEA];~go_process: GO:0055114 - oxidation-reduction process [Evidence IEA]), whose translation is MHQSYHIICGENKYTLRSGQTASSNRQQIHPSITSTMSRFSLQGRTALVTGGARGCGLAFARGLAEAGANVAIFDRIPPEEGFLSIEKEYGVRTAYYEVDVSSPESLATGFGAFQTDFNNALDICVPCAGINRHQTFLEFNYADHQELLGVNVLGLFHTAQLAARQMIANGTKHGSIVLVASMASHVAVRSQLCSAYCGSKGAVRAMCPAIAKELAEYGIRVNSISPGYVRTEMTAAFPHLIEEWKSAAMNGRIAEPEDIMGACVFLASDASSYMTGQDVIVDGGVTKW